The following coding sequences are from one Sulfitobacter sp. HNIBRBA3233 window:
- the pheS gene encoding phenylalanine--tRNA ligase subunit alpha, which translates to MDDLKQKYLSQIADAGDESALEDIRLAAVGKKGEVALKMRELGKMTPEERQTAGPALNALKDEINSALAAKKAALADAALDERLRAEWLDVTLPGRVRPAGTIHPVSQVTEELTAIFAEMGFSVAEGPRIDTDWYNFDALNIPGHHPARAEMDTFYMARAEGDDRPPHVLRTHTSPVQIRTMEAEGAPLRIICPGGVYRADYDQTHTPMFHQVEGLAIDRDISMANLKWTLEEFFSAFFEIDGIKTRFRASHFPFTEPSAEVDIQCSWVDGQLRIGEGDGWLEVLGSGMVHPKVLQAGGIDPNEWQGFAFGMGIDRIAMLKYGIPDLRAFFDSDLRWLRHYGFASLDQPNLHSGLSR; encoded by the coding sequence ATGGATGATCTGAAGCAGAAATACCTCAGCCAGATTGCGGATGCGGGCGACGAATCCGCGCTCGAGGATATCCGTCTTGCCGCCGTCGGCAAGAAGGGCGAAGTCGCTCTGAAGATGCGCGAACTGGGCAAGATGACGCCCGAGGAACGCCAGACCGCAGGCCCCGCGCTGAACGCGCTCAAGGACGAGATCAACAGCGCGCTCGCCGCCAAGAAAGCAGCGCTCGCCGATGCCGCGCTGGACGAGCGTCTGCGCGCCGAATGGCTGGACGTGACCCTGCCGGGGCGCGTGCGCCCTGCGGGCACCATCCACCCCGTCAGCCAGGTCACCGAAGAGCTGACCGCGATTTTCGCCGAAATGGGCTTCTCCGTTGCCGAAGGCCCGCGCATCGATACCGACTGGTACAACTTCGACGCGCTCAACATCCCCGGCCACCACCCCGCCCGGGCCGAGATGGACACCTTCTATATGGCGCGGGCCGAGGGCGACGACCGCCCGCCCCACGTGCTGCGCACCCACACCAGCCCGGTGCAGATCCGCACGATGGAGGCCGAAGGTGCGCCGCTGCGCATCATCTGCCCCGGCGGTGTCTACCGCGCCGATTACGACCAGACCCACACGCCGATGTTCCATCAGGTCGAAGGGCTCGCGATCGACCGCGACATCTCGATGGCGAACCTGAAATGGACGCTCGAGGAATTCTTCTCGGCCTTCTTCGAAATCGACGGCATCAAGACCCGCTTCCGGGCCTCGCACTTCCCCTTCACCGAACCTTCGGCCGAGGTCGACATCCAGTGCTCCTGGGTCGACGGCCAGCTGCGCATCGGCGAAGGCGACGGCTGGCTCGAAGTGCTGGGCTCCGGCATGGTCCACCCCAAGGTGCTGCAAGCGGGCGGGATCGACCCCAACGAATGGCAGGGCTTTGCCTTTGGCATGGGCATCGACCGGATCGCGATGCTGAAATACGGCATCCCCGACCTGCGGGCGTTCTTCGATTCAGACCTGCGCTGGCTGCGCCACTACGGCTTCGCGTCACTGGACCAGCCGAATTTGCATAGCGGGCTGAGCAGGTGA
- a CDS encoding L-malyl-CoA/beta-methylmalyl-CoA lyase, whose protein sequence is MSFRIQPTPPARPNRCQLFGPGSNKKLFEKMAASAADVINLDLEDSVGPNDKDLARANVIEAINTVDWGKKTLSVRINSLDTPYWYRDVVDLLEQASERLDMIMIPKVGCAADVYAVDALVTAIEAAKGRSKRIALEVIIESAAGIAHVEEIAASSPRLEAMSLGAADFAASMGMQTTGIGGTQENYYMLHEGAKYWSDPWHWAQTAIVAACRTHGILPVDGPFGDFSDDEGCRAQARRSATLGMVGKWAIHPKQIAISNEVFTPSDEAVAEAREILEAMETAKRNGEGATVYKGRLVDIASIKQAEVIVRQHEMITA, encoded by the coding sequence ATGAGCTTTCGCATTCAGCCTACGCCGCCTGCCCGTCCGAACCGCTGCCAGTTGTTCGGCCCGGGATCGAACAAGAAACTCTTCGAGAAAATGGCGGCTTCGGCGGCTGACGTGATCAACCTTGATCTGGAGGATTCGGTCGGACCCAACGACAAGGACCTCGCCCGCGCCAACGTGATCGAGGCGATCAATACCGTCGACTGGGGCAAGAAGACGCTGTCGGTCCGCATCAACAGCCTGGACACGCCTTACTGGTACCGCGATGTCGTCGACCTGCTCGAACAGGCGTCGGAGCGGCTGGATATGATCATGATCCCGAAAGTGGGCTGCGCGGCAGATGTCTATGCCGTGGACGCGCTGGTCACGGCGATCGAGGCGGCCAAGGGACGCAGCAAGCGGATCGCGCTGGAAGTCATCATCGAAAGCGCTGCGGGCATCGCCCACGTCGAGGAGATCGCCGCCTCCTCTCCCCGTCTGGAGGCGATGAGCCTCGGCGCTGCCGATTTCGCGGCCTCGATGGGCATGCAGACCACCGGCATCGGCGGGACGCAGGAAAACTACTATATGCTGCACGAGGGTGCGAAATACTGGTCCGATCCGTGGCACTGGGCGCAGACCGCGATTGTCGCCGCCTGCCGGACGCACGGCATCCTGCCGGTCGACGGGCCTTTCGGCGATTTTTCGGACGACGAGGGCTGCCGCGCGCAGGCGCGCCGCTCCGCCACGCTGGGCATGGTGGGCAAATGGGCGATCCACCCCAAGCAGATCGCGATCAGCAACGAGGTCTTCACCCCCTCCGACGAAGCCGTGGCGGAAGCCCGCGAAATTCTCGAAGCGATGGAAACCGCGAAGCGCAACGGCGAAGGCGCGACTGTCTACAAGGGACGGCTCGTCGATATCGCGTCGATCAAGCAGGCCGAGGTCATCGTGCGCCAGCACGAGATGATCACCGCCTGA
- the pyk gene encoding pyruvate kinase produces MRRKRNVKIVATLGPASETPEMIGALHHAGADVFRLNMSHGSHEEIRAKHGMIRQIEEETGSSIAILADLQGPKLRVGTFADESEELAEGADFRLDLDETPGDVNRVCLPHPEIFAVLEPGASLLVNDGKIRLKVRDCGKDFADCEVVTGGTISNRKGVNVPDVVLPLAALSEKDRADLEFVCDLGVDWLALSFVQRPEDVQEARELAGGRAAILSKIEKPSAVERFDDILAVSDGIMIARGDLGVELPVQAVPPIQKRLVRRCRAVGKPVIVATQMLESMIESPMPTRAEVSDVATAIYEGADAVMLSAESAAGSYPVEAVQTMDRVATEVEQDPTYRQIIESSRTEGLTSVADAIVAAAREIAETTDIAAICCFTQSGTTALLTARERPRVPIIALTPLRSTARRLALSWGCNCTVTSTVDRFKKAVVSAVRAAREEGFAGERDFVVVTAGVPFNVPGSTNILRVAPCDERLIFASDPE; encoded by the coding sequence ATGAGACGCAAGCGCAATGTAAAGATCGTCGCCACCCTAGGTCCCGCCTCGGAGACGCCCGAGATGATCGGCGCGCTACACCACGCGGGCGCCGATGTGTTCCGGTTGAACATGAGCCACGGCAGCCACGAGGAAATCCGCGCCAAGCACGGCATGATCCGCCAGATCGAGGAAGAGACCGGATCCTCCATCGCGATTCTCGCGGATTTGCAGGGGCCGAAATTGCGTGTGGGCACCTTCGCTGACGAAAGCGAGGAACTTGCCGAAGGCGCAGATTTCCGGCTCGACCTCGACGAGACGCCGGGGGATGTGAATCGCGTCTGCCTGCCCCATCCCGAAATCTTTGCGGTGCTCGAACCGGGGGCCAGCCTGTTGGTCAATGACGGCAAGATACGCCTGAAAGTCCGCGACTGCGGCAAGGATTTTGCCGATTGCGAGGTGGTCACAGGCGGGACGATCTCGAACCGCAAGGGGGTCAACGTCCCCGATGTCGTGCTGCCGCTGGCTGCGCTCAGCGAAAAGGACCGCGCCGATCTGGAATTCGTCTGCGACCTCGGGGTCGACTGGCTCGCGCTCAGCTTCGTACAGCGGCCCGAGGATGTGCAGGAGGCCCGCGAACTGGCCGGAGGGCGTGCGGCGATCCTGTCGAAGATCGAAAAGCCCTCGGCGGTTGAGCGGTTCGACGACATTCTGGCCGTGTCCGACGGGATCATGATCGCCCGCGGCGATCTGGGGGTGGAGCTGCCCGTGCAGGCGGTGCCGCCGATCCAGAAGCGTCTGGTGCGCCGGTGCCGTGCGGTGGGCAAGCCGGTGATCGTGGCGACGCAGATGCTGGAATCGATGATCGAAAGCCCGATGCCCACCCGCGCGGAAGTCTCCGACGTTGCCACGGCCATCTACGAGGGGGCGGATGCGGTCATGCTGTCCGCCGAATCCGCCGCCGGCAGCTATCCGGTCGAGGCCGTGCAGACCATGGACCGCGTCGCCACCGAGGTCGAACAGGATCCGACCTACCGCCAGATCATCGAATCGAGCCGCACAGAGGGTCTGACCTCGGTCGCCGATGCCATCGTGGCCGCCGCGCGCGAGATCGCCGAGACCACCGATATCGCGGCCATCTGCTGCTTTACCCAGTCGGGCACCACCGCTTTGCTGACCGCGCGCGAGCGGCCCCGCGTGCCGATCATCGCGCTGACGCCCCTGCGCAGCACGGCCCGGCGGCTGGCGCTGAGCTGGGGGTGCAACTGCACGGTGACCAGCACGGTGGACCGCTTCAAGAAGGCGGTGGTCAGCGCCGTGCGCGCCGCCCGCGAAGAGGGCTTCGCCGGAGAGCGCGATTTCGTCGTGGTGACGGCGGGCGTGCCCTTCAACGTTCCCGGCAGCACCAATATCCTGCGCGTTGCCCCCTGTGATGAGCGTTTGATCTTTGCGTCCGATCCAGAGTAA
- a CDS encoding phosphatase domain-containing putative toxin — protein MARPAQDNPRADLDRIRAAGIDTVVSLLERHEAAALGLQDEALLCDRAGLRFLNHPIPDMALPEAASFNRLVDDLAARLRAGESVAVHCRASIGRTGMVCAGVLGRFGRGAEDAIATVSAARGVTVPDTAEQAAFIHAMIPTT, from the coding sequence GTGGCGCGCCCGGCGCAGGACAATCCGCGCGCCGATCTGGACCGCATCCGCGCGGCGGGCATCGACACGGTTGTGTCCCTGCTGGAACGCCACGAGGCAGCGGCACTGGGCCTGCAGGACGAGGCGCTGCTGTGCGACCGGGCGGGCCTGCGGTTTCTGAACCATCCGATCCCCGACATGGCCTTGCCCGAGGCGGCCTCCTTCAATCGTCTGGTTGACGATCTGGCCGCGCGGCTGCGCGCGGGCGAAAGCGTGGCGGTGCATTGCCGCGCCTCTATCGGGCGCACCGGCATGGTCTGCGCGGGCGTTCTGGGGCGGTTCGGCAGGGGCGCGGAGGACGCGATCGCAACCGTCAGCGCGGCGCGCGGCGTAACGGTGCCGGACACCGCAGAGCAGGCCGCGTTCATCCACGCCATGATCCCTACCACCTGA
- a CDS encoding exonuclease has product MDFVTVYDCEFLTAPGAPARFWCGPDDPDPLCVQIGAVHLSLGAPFAVSDPVGWYVSPRDRDGQIAPVDPLLTRLCGITDAQLQAEGLALADALAALSDFARGSLLLGWGKDELLTFAPSLFVQGLTSPIPAAQFRNAPPLLVTAGEDLETVHRLRSNTICGHFGLDAPGPAHDARADAAAVATALSHLLNTGRLSAADITGLAPT; this is encoded by the coding sequence ATGGATTTCGTCACGGTCTATGACTGCGAATTCCTGACGGCACCCGGTGCGCCGGCGCGATTCTGGTGCGGGCCGGACGATCCCGACCCGCTGTGCGTGCAGATCGGCGCCGTCCACCTGTCGCTCGGCGCGCCCTTCGCGGTTTCGGACCCCGTGGGCTGGTATGTGTCGCCCCGCGACCGCGACGGGCAGATCGCGCCGGTCGACCCGCTGCTGACGCGGCTCTGCGGGATCACCGATGCGCAGTTGCAGGCCGAGGGGCTGGCGCTGGCCGACGCCCTTGCCGCCCTGTCGGATTTCGCGCGCGGCAGCCTTTTGCTCGGCTGGGGCAAGGACGAGCTTCTGACCTTTGCGCCCTCGCTGTTCGTGCAGGGGCTCACCAGCCCGATCCCCGCGGCGCAGTTTCGCAACGCGCCGCCGCTTCTGGTTACGGCGGGCGAGGATCTGGAGACGGTGCACCGCTTGCGCAGCAATACGATCTGTGGCCATTTCGGGCTCGACGCGCCGGGCCCTGCCCATGACGCGCGCGCCGATGCGGCGGCTGTGGCCACCGCGCTGAGCCACCTTTTGAACACCGGCAGGCTGAGCGCCGCCGATATCACCGGGCTGGCCCCGACATGA
- the rpmI gene encoding 50S ribosomal protein L35, with product MPKMKTKSSAKKRFKISATGKVIGGQAGKRHGMIKRSKKFIRDARGTTVLSEPDAKIIKGFMPYDR from the coding sequence ATGCCCAAGATGAAGACGAAGTCGAGCGCCAAGAAGCGCTTCAAGATCTCGGCGACCGGAAAGGTCATCGGCGGTCAGGCCGGCAAGCGCCACGGCATGATCAAGCGGAGCAAGAAATTCATCCGCGACGCACGCGGCACGACAGTCCTGTCGGAGCCCGATGCAAAGATCATCAAGGGCTTCATGCCCTACGACCGCTGA
- a CDS encoding DUF1244 domain-containing protein: MSTPTQQEIELQAAAFRRLQKHLMEDRTDVQNIDLMNLAGFCRNCLSRWYQEAAAERGIEIGKEEARELFYGMTMDEWKAGYQTDASAPQEEAFKKAFEENVGKG, translated from the coding sequence ATGAGCACACCCACACAGCAGGAAATCGAACTTCAGGCCGCCGCCTTCCGGCGTCTGCAAAAGCACCTGATGGAAGACCGCACGGACGTGCAGAACATCGACCTGATGAACCTCGCCGGATTTTGCCGCAACTGCCTGAGCCGCTGGTATCAGGAAGCCGCCGCCGAACGCGGGATTGAGATCGGCAAGGAAGAGGCGCGCGAGCTTTTCTACGGCATGACGATGGACGAATGGAAAGCGGGCTACCAGACCGACGCCAGCGCCCCGCAGGAAGAAGCGTTCAAGAAAGCGTTCGAGGAAAACGTCGGCAAAGGCTGA
- a CDS encoding LysE family translocator — MTVETLTALAIFAFVSSATPGPNNLMLMASGANFGFLRTIPHMLGISVGFAVMVVLVGAGLVQIFDRFPVIYTILKIASVLYMLFLAWKIAHAAPVRKREDGGRPMTFLQAAAFQWVNPKAWAMALTAITVYVGDTGLGLLAVAAILFALVNLPSVTIWTVAGQQLQRVLTNPVRLRVFNWTMAVLLIVSLYPVLGL, encoded by the coding sequence ATGACAGTCGAAACACTCACCGCGCTGGCGATCTTTGCCTTTGTCAGCTCTGCCACGCCGGGGCCCAACAACCTGATGCTGATGGCATCGGGGGCGAATTTCGGCTTCCTGCGCACGATCCCGCATATGCTGGGCATCTCGGTGGGGTTTGCCGTCATGGTGGTGCTGGTGGGCGCCGGGCTGGTGCAGATCTTCGACCGCTTTCCGGTGATCTATACGATCCTCAAGATCGCGAGCGTGCTCTACATGCTGTTTCTGGCGTGGAAGATCGCCCATGCAGCACCCGTGCGCAAACGCGAGGACGGGGGGCGCCCGATGACCTTCCTTCAGGCTGCCGCCTTCCAGTGGGTCAACCCCAAGGCCTGGGCCATGGCGCTCACGGCGATCACGGTCTACGTGGGCGACACCGGACTGGGGCTGCTGGCTGTCGCCGCGATCCTGTTCGCGCTGGTCAATCTGCCATCGGTCACGATCTGGACGGTGGCCGGCCAGCAGTTGCAGCGTGTCCTGACCAACCCCGTGCGCCTGCGCGTCTTCAACTGGACGATGGCGGTCCTTTTGATCGTCTCTCTCTATCCGGTCCTCGGGCTCTGA
- the dgcN gene encoding N-acetyltransferase DgcN has product MIKTPYLLFLGDAPDQLAAKVAQGIKDWRPDNAVGQFRMEGCKADVGLTDMTLAEAWDAGAKTLVIGVANRGGMISAAWKSVLIEAVEMGFDVASGLHNLLRDEADLAAAAAANGRTLHDVRIPSVKYPIANGVKRSGKRVLAVGTDCSVGKMYTALALDAAMKERGLKSSFRATGQTGILITGEGVPLDAVIADFMAGSIEYLTPDNDDDHWDIIEGQGSLFHVSYSGVTLALIHGGQPDALILCHEPTRSHMRGLPDYTPPSLEAVRDVALTLARVANPACEVVGVSVNTQHMSDADARAYLAKVEEEMGLPAVDPFRHGAERLAEALEAL; this is encoded by the coding sequence ATGATCAAGACACCCTATTTGCTCTTCCTCGGCGATGCGCCGGACCAGCTTGCCGCGAAAGTCGCGCAGGGGATCAAGGACTGGCGCCCCGACAACGCCGTCGGCCAGTTCCGGATGGAGGGCTGCAAGGCCGACGTCGGCCTGACCGACATGACCCTCGCCGAGGCATGGGACGCCGGTGCCAAGACGCTGGTGATCGGCGTGGCGAACCGCGGCGGCATGATCTCGGCGGCGTGGAAATCCGTCCTGATCGAGGCGGTCGAGATGGGATTCGACGTGGCCTCGGGGCTGCACAACCTGTTGCGCGACGAGGCCGATCTGGCCGCGGCGGCGGCGGCCAACGGGCGGACGCTGCACGATGTGCGCATCCCGTCGGTAAAATACCCCATCGCCAACGGCGTGAAGCGCAGCGGCAAGCGGGTGCTGGCCGTGGGCACAGATTGTTCGGTGGGCAAGATGTATACGGCGCTGGCGCTGGACGCCGCGATGAAGGAGCGCGGCCTCAAGTCGAGCTTTCGCGCGACCGGCCAGACCGGCATCCTGATCACCGGCGAGGGCGTGCCGCTGGATGCGGTGATCGCGGATTTCATGGCCGGTTCGATCGAATACCTTACGCCCGACAACGACGACGACCACTGGGACATCATCGAGGGGCAGGGATCGCTGTTTCACGTCAGCTATTCGGGGGTGACGCTGGCGCTGATCCACGGCGGGCAGCCCGATGCGCTGATCCTGTGCCATGAGCCCACGCGCAGCCATATGCGGGGTCTGCCCGATTATACCCCTCCGAGCCTCGAGGCGGTGCGCGATGTGGCGCTGACGCTGGCGCGGGTGGCGAACCCCGCCTGCGAGGTCGTGGGCGTTTCGGTCAATACCCAGCACATGAGCGATGCGGATGCGCGCGCCTATCTTGCCAAGGTCGAGGAAGAAATGGGCCTGCCCGCGGTGGATCCGTTCCGCCACGGGGCCGAGCGTCTGGCGGAGGCGTTGGAAGCGCTTTGA
- a CDS encoding D-amino-acid transaminase, with amino-acid sequence MTRTVYVNGDYLPETEAKVSIFDRGFLMADGVYEVTSVLGGKLIDFDGHAVRLSRSLNELDMKNPISKEDLLEVHRELVRLNEIDEGLVYLQITRGSDGDRDFVFPADDTEPTIVLFTQNKPGLADSPAAKKGAKVISIEDIRWGRRDIKTVQLLYPSMGKMMAKKAGCDDAWMVEDGFVTEGTSNNAYIVKGNRIITRHLGNEILHGITRAAVLRFAREAQMEVEERSFTIEEAQAADEAFTTSASAFVMPVVEIDGVSLGDGTPGRVALRLREIYLDEMRKAAV; translated from the coding sequence ATGACCCGCACAGTTTACGTGAACGGCGACTACCTTCCCGAAACCGAGGCCAAGGTTTCGATCTTTGACCGGGGCTTTCTCATGGCCGATGGCGTCTATGAGGTGACAAGCGTGCTGGGCGGCAAGCTGATCGACTTCGACGGCCATGCGGTGCGGCTCAGCCGGTCGTTGAACGAGCTGGACATGAAGAACCCGATTTCCAAGGAAGACCTGCTGGAGGTGCACCGCGAACTGGTGCGCCTGAACGAGATCGATGAGGGTCTGGTGTATCTGCAGATCACGCGCGGATCGGATGGCGACCGCGATTTCGTCTTTCCCGCTGACGATACCGAGCCGACCATCGTGCTGTTCACCCAGAACAAACCCGGTCTGGCCGACAGCCCGGCGGCCAAGAAAGGCGCCAAGGTCATCAGCATCGAGGATATCCGCTGGGGCCGCCGCGACATCAAGACGGTGCAGCTGCTGTATCCGTCCATGGGCAAGATGATGGCGAAGAAGGCGGGCTGCGACGATGCGTGGATGGTCGAGGACGGTTTCGTGACCGAAGGAACCTCCAACAACGCCTATATCGTCAAGGGCAACCGGATCATCACGCGGCACTTGGGCAACGAGATCCTGCACGGGATCACCCGCGCCGCCGTCCTGCGCTTTGCCCGCGAGGCGCAGATGGAGGTCGAAGAGCGCAGCTTTACCATCGAAGAGGCGCAGGCGGCGGACGAGGCCTTCACCACATCCGCGTCGGCCTTCGTGATGCCGGTGGTCGAGATCGACGGCGTGTCGCTGGGCGATGGCACGCCCGGACGCGTGGCGCTGCGCCTGCGCGAGATCTATCTCGACGAGATGCGCAAGGCGGCTGTCTGA
- the rplT gene encoding 50S ribosomal protein L20 — translation MSRTKGGTVAHARHKKIVKAAKGYYGRRKNTFKVASQAVDKANQYATRDRKNRKRNFRALWIQRINAAVRSHDEALTYSRFINGLTLAGIEVDRKVLADLAVNEPEAFGAIVKSAQDALAA, via the coding sequence ATGTCCCGTACCAAAGGTGGAACAGTCGCCCACGCGCGCCACAAGAAAATCGTCAAGGCGGCCAAAGGTTACTACGGTCGTCGCAAGAACACCTTCAAGGTCGCCTCGCAGGCGGTCGACAAGGCCAACCAATACGCAACCCGTGACCGCAAGAACCGCAAGCGCAACTTCCGCGCGCTCTGGATCCAGCGGATCAACGCAGCCGTGCGCAGCCACGACGAGGCGCTGACATACAGCCGCTTCATCAACGGCCTGACACTGGCGGGGATCGAAGTGGACCGCAAGGTTCTGGCCGATCTGGCCGTGAACGAGCCCGAAGCATTCGGCGCCATCGTAAAGTCCGCACAGGACGCGCTGGCCGCCTGA
- the dgcA gene encoding N-acetyl-D-Glu racemase DgcA: MRIEVTRDVFKLAQVFTISRGSRSEAKVLTVRISDGTASGWGECVPYARYDETLESVTAEIESLPSDLDRAALYDLLSAGAARNAVDCALWDLEAKRAGKRVWDLAGLDAPGPEVTAYTLSLDTPDAMRAQAAKHSHRPLLKIKLGTPDDMPRLEAVRAGAPQSTIIVDANEGWSADVYADLAPHLVRLGVALVEQPLPAGEDDALLGIERPVPVCADESCHDRNSLAGLKGKYDVVNIKLDKTGGLTEALALRKAALAEGYDVMVGCMVGSSLAMAPATLVAQGAKVVDLDGPLLLAEDRDPPLVFDGDGVHPPVAALWG; this comes from the coding sequence ATGCGGATCGAAGTCACCCGTGACGTGTTCAAGCTGGCGCAGGTGTTCACCATCTCGCGCGGATCGCGCAGCGAGGCGAAGGTGCTGACAGTGCGCATCAGCGATGGCACGGCAAGCGGTTGGGGCGAATGCGTGCCCTACGCGCGCTACGACGAGACGCTGGAGAGTGTGACCGCCGAGATCGAGAGCCTGCCGTCGGATCTGGACCGTGCCGCGCTCTATGACCTGTTGTCAGCGGGGGCGGCGCGCAACGCCGTCGATTGCGCGCTGTGGGATCTGGAGGCCAAGCGCGCGGGCAAGCGGGTCTGGGACCTGGCCGGGCTGGACGCGCCGGGGCCGGAGGTGACAGCCTATACGCTGTCTCTGGATACGCCGGATGCGATGCGTGCGCAGGCCGCGAAACACAGCCATCGGCCGCTGTTGAAGATCAAGCTGGGCACCCCCGACGACATGCCGCGTCTCGAGGCCGTGCGCGCGGGCGCACCGCAAAGCACCATCATCGTCGACGCGAACGAGGGGTGGAGCGCCGATGTCTATGCCGACCTTGCGCCGCACCTTGTGCGCCTGGGGGTTGCGCTGGTCGAACAGCCGCTGCCTGCGGGGGAGGATGATGCGCTGCTGGGCATCGAGCGTCCGGTGCCTGTCTGCGCCGACGAAAGCTGCCACGACCGCAACAGTCTTGCCGGGCTGAAGGGCAAGTATGATGTGGTCAACATCAAGCTCGACAAGACGGGGGGCCTGACCGAGGCGCTGGCCTTGCGAAAGGCGGCGCTGGCCGAGGGATATGACGTGATGGTCGGCTGCATGGTCGGGTCGTCGCTGGCGATGGCACCCGCGACACTGGTCGCGCAGGGCGCGAAAGTCGTTGACCTGGACGGTCCGCTGTTGCTGGCCGAGGACCGCGACCCGCCGCTGGTGTTCGACGGCGACGGTGTGCATCCGCCGGTTGCGGCGCTTTGGGGGTGA
- a CDS encoding GFA family protein yields the protein MTNHTGRCYCGEITYKITGAAQWQAQCHCRECQYISGGGPNYFMIVAADDFTITKGTPTQFARADLDSPRRRDFCPTCGTHLVTRLPDRPAVVVKVGTLDDPAAYAGPAAAIFTCDAQPYHRIPDDLPAFDKLPPR from the coding sequence ATGACAAACCACACCGGACGCTGCTACTGCGGCGAGATCACCTACAAGATTACCGGCGCGGCGCAATGGCAGGCCCAGTGCCACTGCCGCGAATGCCAGTATATCTCGGGCGGGGGGCCGAATTACTTCATGATCGTGGCGGCGGATGATTTCACCATCACCAAGGGCACGCCGACCCAGTTTGCCCGCGCCGATCTGGACAGCCCGCGCCGGCGCGATTTCTGCCCGACCTGCGGCACCCATCTGGTGACCCGCCTGCCCGACCGCCCTGCCGTGGTGGTCAAGGTCGGCACGCTGGACGATCCGGCTGCCTATGCCGGACCGGCGGCGGCGATCTTTACCTGCGACGCGCAGCCCTATCACCGCATACCCGACGACCTGCCCGCCTTCGACAAGCTGCCCCCGCGCTGA
- a CDS encoding acetyl-CoA carboxylase carboxyltransferase subunit alpha, with protein sequence MTQYMDFEKPLAEIEGKAEELRAMAKRDPETDVSSEAKALDAKAAKMLDDLYKNLTPWRKCQVARHPERPHCKDYIEALFTEYTPLYGDRNFANDEAVMGGLARFNDRPVVVIGHEKGNDTKSRIERNFGMARPEGYRKAVRLMDLAHRFGLPVITLVDTPGAYPGKGAEERGQSEAIARATEKCLQIGVPLVSVVIGEGGSGGAVAFATANRVAMLEHSVYSVISPEGCASILWKDSDKMREAAEALRLTAQDLKQLGVNDRIIPEPKGGAHRDPKAAIAAVKEALVEMLKSLDGKDAKALIKDRREKYLDMGDRGLAA encoded by the coding sequence ATGACACAGTATATGGATTTCGAAAAACCTCTGGCCGAGATCGAGGGCAAGGCGGAAGAACTGCGCGCCATGGCCAAACGCGATCCCGAGACGGACGTGTCTTCCGAAGCCAAGGCCCTTGATGCCAAGGCGGCCAAGATGCTCGACGATCTTTACAAGAACCTTACCCCGTGGCGTAAGTGTCAGGTCGCGCGGCATCCCGAACGGCCCCATTGCAAAGACTACATCGAGGCGCTGTTCACCGAATATACGCCGCTCTACGGCGACCGCAATTTCGCCAACGACGAGGCCGTGATGGGCGGGCTCGCGCGGTTCAACGACCGTCCGGTCGTCGTGATCGGCCACGAAAAGGGCAACGACACCAAATCCCGGATCGAGCGGAATTTCGGCATGGCGCGGCCCGAAGGCTATCGCAAGGCCGTGCGGCTGATGGATCTGGCACACCGGTTCGGCCTTCCGGTCATCACGCTGGTGGACACACCCGGCGCCTATCCCGGCAAGGGCGCCGAAGAGCGCGGCCAGTCCGAGGCGATCGCCCGCGCCACCGAAAAATGCCTGCAGATCGGTGTACCGCTGGTCAGCGTCGTCATCGGCGAAGGCGGATCGGGCGGGGCCGTTGCCTTTGCCACCGCGAACCGTGTCGCGATGCTGGAACACTCGGTCTATTCGGTGATCTCGCCCGAGGGCTGCGCGTCGATCCTGTGGAAGGACTCCGACAAGATGCGCGAAGCCGCCGAGGCGCTGCGCCTGACCGCGCAGGACCTCAAGCAACTGGGCGTCAATGACCGGATCATCCCCGAACCGAAGGGCGGCGCGCACCGCGACCCAAAGGCCGCGATTGCCGCCGTCAAGGAAGCGCTCGTCGAGATGCTGAAATCGCTCGACGGGAAGGACGCCAAGGCGCTGATCAAGGACCGGCGCGAGAAATACCTCGATATGGGCGACCGGGGGCTGGCCGCCTGA